In Rhodanobacter denitrificans, a single window of DNA contains:
- a CDS encoding MarR family winged helix-turn-helix transcriptional regulator yields MPLKHDAFYAFTAALQPTKKAWHSVAGSVLTASGLSISLATPVLLVSRMGDGVPQHVLADRIGVHPAALLRTLDQAQRVNLLERREVVGNRRIRAVHLLPEGCRLAQVMETALKALRCTLLEDIPREDIATATRVLQAFENRANLFAQQERTNSK; encoded by the coding sequence ATGCCCCTTAAGCACGATGCGTTCTACGCATTCACCGCCGCGCTCCAGCCGACCAAGAAGGCTTGGCACTCGGTAGCCGGTTCGGTGTTGACGGCGTCTGGTCTGTCGATCTCGCTGGCGACGCCCGTCTTGCTGGTCTCGCGTATGGGCGATGGGGTGCCGCAGCACGTGTTGGCAGACCGCATCGGCGTCCATCCAGCAGCGCTCCTGCGGACGCTTGATCAAGCGCAGAGAGTGAACTTGCTGGAGCGGCGTGAGGTCGTGGGAAACCGACGCATCCGAGCAGTCCACCTCCTCCCGGAAGGGTGTCGATTGGCGCAAGTGATGGAGACGGCACTCAAGGCGCTTCGTTGCACCCTGCTCGAAGACATCCCTCGGGAAGACATCGCGACGGCGACCCGAGTTCTTCAGGCCTTCGAAAACCGTGCGAACCTGTTTGCACAGCAGGAACGCACGAATTCCAAGTGA
- a CDS encoding DHA2 family efflux MFS transporter permease subunit, with translation MTNGQFRPTSLVVATLGLSLATFMQVLDTTIANVSLPTIAGNLGVSSSQSTWVITSFAVSLAISLPLTGFLTRRFGQVRLFVWCTLLFVLASFMCGVSRSMGMLILFRTIQGAVAGPMYPITQSLMIGIYPPQKRGMALALLSMVAVVAPIAGPILGGWITENYSWSWIFFINVPIGMLASMVVANQMKGYPAPNERPKMDYVGLITLVIGVGALQIMLDKGNDEDWFNSPFVIVTCIVAVISLAIFLIWELTDGDPIVDLRLFRHHNFKFGTLALVLSFSAYFSINLLLPQWLQRNLGYTATWAGLAASPLGIAPLLLTFLVGRYAMRFDLRLLATVAFVVMGATCFLRSRFYLEVDFTHVAMMQFLMGFGVALFFMPVTVILLSDLDQNEIAAGSGLATFLRTLGGSFAASLTTFLWDRRAVLHHAQLAESLNPYNPLALSAIHQLGHGNAQAGADIINGMITQQSYQIGFNELFYSLGWIFLGLMPVIWLTKPPFSPRANALSGGH, from the coding sequence ATGACGAACGGCCAGTTTCGCCCGACCAGCCTGGTGGTCGCCACGCTGGGGCTTTCGCTGGCCACCTTCATGCAGGTGCTGGATACCACCATCGCCAACGTGTCGTTGCCCACCATCGCCGGCAACCTGGGCGTCAGTTCGAGCCAGAGCACATGGGTGATCACTTCCTTTGCCGTCAGTTTGGCGATCTCATTGCCATTGACGGGATTCCTCACCCGTCGCTTCGGTCAGGTGAGGCTGTTTGTCTGGTGCACGTTGCTGTTCGTATTGGCGTCCTTCATGTGCGGCGTCTCTCGCAGCATGGGCATGCTGATCCTTTTCCGAACCATCCAGGGCGCGGTGGCCGGACCGATGTATCCCATCACGCAGAGCCTGATGATCGGCATCTATCCACCGCAAAAGCGCGGCATGGCGCTGGCGCTGCTTTCGATGGTGGCTGTGGTGGCACCGATCGCCGGTCCCATCCTCGGCGGCTGGATCACCGAGAATTATTCGTGGTCCTGGATCTTCTTCATCAACGTGCCGATCGGCATGCTGGCCAGCATGGTGGTAGCCAATCAAATGAAGGGTTACCCCGCACCGAACGAGCGGCCGAAGATGGACTATGTCGGTCTCATCACGCTGGTCATCGGCGTGGGCGCCCTGCAGATCATGCTGGACAAGGGCAACGACGAGGACTGGTTCAACTCGCCGTTCGTCATCGTCACCTGCATTGTCGCCGTGATCAGTCTGGCGATCTTTTTGATCTGGGAACTGACCGACGGCGACCCCATCGTCGACTTGCGGCTGTTTCGTCACCATAACTTCAAGTTCGGCACGCTGGCGTTGGTGCTTTCCTTTTCGGCCTACTTCTCCATCAACCTGCTGCTGCCGCAGTGGTTACAGCGCAACCTGGGCTATACCGCGACATGGGCCGGTTTGGCGGCATCGCCGCTCGGTATCGCCCCGCTGCTGCTGACGTTCCTGGTGGGCCGCTATGCGATGCGCTTCGATTTGCGCCTGTTGGCGACCGTGGCCTTCGTGGTGATGGGGGCGACCTGCTTCCTGCGCTCCCGTTTCTATCTGGAGGTCGACTTCACGCACGTCGCCATGATGCAGTTCCTGATGGGGTTTGGCGTGGCATTGTTCTTCATGCCGGTCACCGTGATCCTTTTATCGGATCTTGACCAGAACGAGATTGCCGCAGGCTCGGGGCTGGCGACCTTCCTGCGCACGCTGGGTGGAAGCTTCGCAGCCTCGCTCACCACCTTCCTATGGGATCGGCGTGCCGTCCTGCATCACGCCCAGCTGGCGGAAAGCCTTAATCCCTATAACCCATTGGCCCTGTCGGCGATCCATCAACTGGGGCATGGCAATGCGCAGGCAGGCGCCGATATCATCAACGGCATGATTACCCAGCAATCTTACCAGATCGGTTTCAACGAACTGTTCTATTCCCTCGGCTGGATTTTTCTGGGTCTGATGCCGGTGATCTGGCTGACAAAACCACCGTTTTCACCAAGAGCGAATGCGCTATCCGGCGGGCATTGA
- a CDS encoding universal stress protein — MKNILVGYDGSLTAQRAFLFALELARCSGGHVRVVSVLQITGGGADTAALMMADVGAQRLGDLMAELKQLAPDADKLIDLEMIPGNPGDVLLRQVKQYAIDHIVIGHTERGALARWLLGSVSTDVFAHTRIPVTVVP, encoded by the coding sequence ATGAAGAACATTCTTGTTGGGTATGATGGCTCATTAACGGCACAACGCGCTTTTCTCTTCGCGCTTGAGCTGGCCCGCTGCTCGGGCGGTCACGTCAGGGTGGTGTCGGTGCTGCAGATCACGGGCGGTGGCGCGGACACCGCCGCGCTGATGATGGCCGATGTGGGGGCGCAACGCCTGGGCGACCTGATGGCGGAATTGAAGCAACTCGCGCCAGACGCCGACAAACTGATCGATCTTGAAATGATCCCCGGAAATCCCGGTGATGTGCTGCTTAGGCAGGTCAAGCAGTACGCGATTGATCACATCGTGATTGGACACACCGAGAGAGGAGCCCTTGCTCGTTGGCTGCTCGGTTCCGTGTCGACTGATGTATTCGCCCACACGCGCATACCAGTGACTGTCGTGCCATGA
- a CDS encoding acyloxyacyl hydrolase has protein sequence MLSPRITLCATAAFACLLLSGSVFAQTHLEVQGGRSYMDSHGTNSFFIESVFPSFPLGETRFTLSPDVSIGYLRGRDIGRYRTMSPGVTKNVWIGAAGARLHYGSEGDWYRPLFFSFQVAGTRGRTEALSSAYQFVSTLGWQWKHFSLQIRHISNGGLHEPNRGETMGLVGFGFDL, from the coding sequence ATGCTCTCACCCCGTATCACACTTTGCGCTACCGCTGCGTTTGCTTGTCTGTTGCTTTCTGGCTCCGTCTTCGCGCAGACCCATCTGGAAGTCCAAGGTGGTCGCAGCTACATGGACAGCCATGGAACTAATTCATTTTTCATCGAGTCGGTCTTCCCTTCATTCCCGTTAGGTGAAACGCGGTTTACCTTGTCGCCCGATGTCTCGATCGGATACCTCAGAGGCCGCGACATTGGGCGCTATCGCACCATGAGCCCCGGCGTCACCAAGAATGTGTGGATCGGCGCCGCGGGTGCCCGTCTGCACTACGGCAGCGAGGGCGACTGGTACCGCCCACTGTTCTTCAGTTTTCAAGTAGCGGGTACGCGTGGACGGACTGAGGCCCTGAGCAGTGCCTATCAGTTTGTAAGCACACTCGGATGGCAATGGAAGCATTTCAGTCTGCAGATTCGTCACATCTCCAACGGCGGCCTACATGAGCCCAATCGCGGCGAAACCATGGGTCTGGTAGGTTTCGGCTTTGATCTTTAA
- a CDS encoding CBASS cGAMP-activated phospholipase: protein MPFTILALSGGGYLGLHEAVLLRELERALHKPIGEAFDLICGSSIGAVAAMAVAAGTPARDIEAGFLEHGARIFPGSRWRAIRPLAYVASIRYMFRSRYRGETIAETVNAIIGEKFTLGMARTRLVIPVINASTGRLEVIKTSHSARNWYYADMLMSEVAMAATAAPTYFPLADLRGQLYVDAGIFANSPGMFGLHEATHYCHVPASDIYVLSLGTNVANPRRLAREKRSLGALGWIKNGRLYATMASAQRELTDNILRHILDDRYLRIEGTPDTAGDSLLQFDNASLAASKRLTELAERAWKDAYVRPSIRGLIQMLREHEVDSAWRHPILGAAEPETDLPA from the coding sequence ATGCCATTTACCATTCTTGCCTTGTCGGGTGGCGGCTATCTCGGCCTGCATGAGGCCGTGTTGCTGAGGGAACTGGAGCGTGCCCTGCACAAGCCGATCGGTGAAGCCTTCGACCTGATCTGCGGATCATCGATCGGGGCCGTGGCAGCCATGGCGGTTGCTGCCGGCACGCCGGCACGCGATATCGAAGCGGGGTTTCTCGAACACGGCGCACGAATCTTTCCTGGTTCTCGGTGGCGCGCTATCCGCCCGCTCGCGTACGTGGCCAGCATTCGCTACATGTTTCGCTCTCGCTATCGCGGAGAAACCATAGCGGAGACAGTGAACGCGATCATTGGCGAGAAATTCACCTTGGGCATGGCAAGGACGCGCCTGGTCATACCTGTCATCAATGCGTCTACCGGTCGATTGGAGGTAATCAAGACGTCGCATAGTGCGCGCAATTGGTATTATGCGGACATGCTGATGTCCGAAGTTGCCATGGCGGCGACGGCCGCGCCGACCTACTTTCCGCTGGCCGATCTGCGCGGCCAGCTCTATGTGGATGCGGGGATTTTCGCCAACTCGCCCGGCATGTTCGGCTTGCACGAGGCCACCCATTATTGCCACGTACCAGCGTCGGATATTTACGTGCTGAGTCTGGGCACCAATGTCGCCAACCCTCGCAGGTTAGCACGCGAAAAGCGCAGTTTGGGCGCGCTGGGCTGGATCAAGAACGGACGCTTGTATGCAACGATGGCATCCGCCCAGCGCGAGCTGACGGACAATATCCTTCGACACATTCTCGATGATCGCTACCTTCGGATCGAAGGCACGCCGGATACGGCGGGCGATAGCTTGCTGCAATTTGACAATGCCTCGCTTGCCGCTTCCAAGCGACTCACAGAGCTGGCCGAGCGGGCTTGGAAAGATGCTTACGTGCGTCCGTCCATCAGGGGCCTAATTCAGATGCTGCGCGAACACGAAGTCGATAGCGCATGGCGGCACCCCATTCTTGGCGCAGCTGAACCAGA